The Ramlibacter pinisoli genome has a window encoding:
- a CDS encoding Bug family tripartite tricarboxylate transporter substrate binding protein has protein sequence MPSRRTFLAAASALAAARASWAQGNVYPDHPIKLVVPNLPGGPSDIVGRMLADGMRASLGQPIVIDNRPGAAGLIGTAAVTSAPADGYTVLVTSRSNHVIAPLVQKSTKVEPGRDLAPVGLALRAVGMLAAPAKAPYKTLKQLVAYAKANPSKVFYGSAGIGAANHISMEQFRQLAGIEMTHVPFRGSGGLITGLMGGEVGLALLDFSSAQPGLQSGAIVPLVQTASKRLASLPNVPTLIESDFRKFDPSFWIGLAVPKGTPGSVIAALNRALNAALADTQLRARAQVNGWELVGGAPKALADTVAQDLAEYPEIVRRLDIKAS, from the coding sequence ATGCCCTCCCGCCGCACCTTCCTGGCCGCCGCCTCAGCGCTGGCCGCTGCTCGCGCCAGTTGGGCGCAGGGCAACGTCTATCCGGACCATCCGATCAAGCTGGTGGTGCCGAACCTGCCCGGCGGGCCATCCGACATCGTCGGACGCATGCTGGCCGATGGCATGCGGGCGAGCCTCGGCCAGCCCATCGTCATCGACAACCGCCCAGGCGCCGCGGGCCTGATCGGGACGGCCGCGGTGACATCGGCGCCTGCGGACGGCTACACCGTGCTCGTCACCTCGCGCAGTAATCACGTCATCGCGCCGCTGGTACAGAAGAGCACGAAGGTAGAACCGGGGCGCGACCTCGCCCCTGTTGGCCTGGCGTTGCGTGCAGTCGGCATGTTGGCTGCGCCAGCGAAGGCACCGTACAAGACGCTGAAGCAACTGGTTGCCTATGCGAAGGCCAACCCCAGCAAAGTGTTCTATGGCAGCGCGGGCATCGGTGCCGCCAACCATATCTCGATGGAACAGTTCCGCCAGCTCGCCGGCATCGAGATGACGCACGTGCCTTTTCGGGGCAGCGGTGGGCTGATCACCGGACTCATGGGCGGCGAAGTGGGACTCGCGCTGCTCGACTTTTCCTCGGCGCAACCGGGACTTCAGAGCGGCGCCATCGTGCCGCTTGTGCAGACGGCGTCCAAGCGCTTGGCATCACTGCCAAACGTACCGACCCTGATCGAGTCAGACTTCCGCAAATTCGACCCTTCCTTCTGGATTGGTCTGGCGGTGCCAAAGGGCACGCCGGGGTCGGTGATCGCGGCACTGAACCGTGCACTGAACGCGGCGCTGGCGGACACACAGCTGCGGGCGCGGGCGCAGGTGAATGGATGGGAACTCGTTGGCGGAGCGCCCAAGGCACTGGCCGACACCGTGGCCCAGGACTTGGCGGAGTATCCTGAGATCGTCCGCCGGCTCGACATCAAGGCCAGCTGA
- a CDS encoding SMP-30/gluconolactonase/LRE family protein, with product MNKRNPLRGWQVDRAAIRHVGHELQRPECVLAERDGTVWAADARGGAMRIAPDGNQRLVVPPQSEFLSSADFDARYVQSQGSLPNGMTFLANGDLLIANWGTDAVEVMTREGRLRRLFDRIDGQPLGKANFPLRDSRGRLYLTVTTRMRPWMDSINARAADGYIALFDEQGNARIVADRFEGTNEIRMDANEEWLYVVESNGRRISRLRVQADGSLGRREVYGPSQLDGFPDGFAFDAFGNLWVTLIMADKLVAITPDGEVLTLLDDGDPEATKCLNAHFEARTLTPEIAAAAGGTLAPWLASLTFGGPDLHTVYLGSLRGTTLPSFRSPVAGLPLIHWNERHAA from the coding sequence ATGAACAAGCGCAATCCCCTGCGAGGCTGGCAGGTTGACCGGGCAGCGATCCGCCATGTCGGGCACGAACTGCAGCGCCCCGAGTGCGTCCTCGCAGAGCGGGACGGCACCGTGTGGGCCGCGGACGCGCGCGGCGGCGCCATGAGGATCGCTCCGGACGGAAACCAGCGCCTCGTCGTGCCTCCGCAGTCGGAGTTCTTATCGAGCGCCGACTTTGACGCTCGCTACGTGCAGAGTCAGGGCTCCCTGCCGAACGGAATGACCTTCCTGGCCAACGGCGACCTCCTGATCGCGAACTGGGGGACCGACGCGGTGGAGGTGATGACGCGCGAAGGCCGCCTGCGGCGCCTGTTCGATCGAATCGACGGCCAGCCGCTGGGCAAGGCAAATTTCCCCCTGCGGGACAGTCGTGGCCGCCTGTACCTGACCGTCACCACGCGGATGCGGCCGTGGATGGACTCGATCAACGCGCGCGCCGCCGACGGCTACATCGCGCTGTTTGACGAGCAAGGCAACGCGCGCATCGTGGCCGACCGTTTCGAGGGCACCAACGAGATCCGGATGGACGCCAACGAGGAATGGTTGTACGTCGTGGAAAGCAATGGCCGCCGCATTTCCAGGCTGCGCGTGCAAGCGGACGGATCCCTGGGCCGGCGGGAGGTCTACGGGCCGAGCCAACTCGATGGTTTTCCCGACGGCTTCGCCTTCGACGCCTTCGGCAACCTCTGGGTCACGTTGATCATGGCCGACAAGCTGGTGGCGATCACCCCGGACGGCGAGGTGCTGACACTTCTGGATGACGGCGACCCCGAAGCCACGAAGTGCCTGAATGCGCACTTCGAGGCCCGTACGCTCACGCCGGAGATCGCGGCCGCCGCCGGCGGGACGCTGGCGCCCTGGCTGGCCAGTCTGACTTTCGGCGGTCCCGACCTGCACACCGTCTACCTGGGCAGCCTGCGGGGAACGACTTTGCCCAGTTTCCGCTCCCCGGTGGCAGGCTTGCCCCTGATCCACTGGAACGAGAGGCATGCCGCATGA
- a CDS encoding cyclase family protein gives MPRFVDLSIYLENDVLSDPPMLAPKIEYSKHQDTMAEFMMLYPGTNPEDFPDQEAAAAEWVRLTTHSGTHVDAPYHFHSTMDAKLGEKKPSITIDQVPLDWCFRPGVKLDFRHFRDGYCVTARDVDAELKRIGHELKPLDIVVVNTRAGTRYGHNDYVSTGCGMGYEATMHLLERGVRLTGTDAWSWDPPMLHTAKKFAETGDKSLLWEGHKVGKDIGYCHIEKMHNLEVLPGDGFTICCFPHKIRGASAGWTRAVAIFED, from the coding sequence ATGCCCCGTTTCGTCGACCTGTCGATCTACCTCGAGAACGACGTCCTGTCCGATCCGCCCATGCTGGCGCCCAAGATCGAGTATTCCAAGCACCAGGACACGATGGCCGAGTTCATGATGCTGTACCCCGGCACCAATCCGGAGGACTTCCCGGATCAGGAGGCCGCGGCCGCGGAATGGGTGCGTCTGACCACGCACAGTGGCACACACGTGGACGCGCCCTACCACTTCCACTCCACGATGGACGCGAAGCTGGGCGAGAAGAAGCCCTCCATCACTATCGACCAGGTGCCGCTGGACTGGTGCTTCCGTCCTGGTGTGAAGCTGGACTTCCGTCACTTCCGCGACGGCTACTGCGTCACGGCCCGGGACGTGGATGCGGAACTGAAGCGCATCGGCCACGAACTGAAGCCGCTCGACATCGTGGTGGTCAACACGCGCGCCGGCACCCGCTACGGGCACAACGACTACGTGAGCACCGGTTGCGGCATGGGCTACGAGGCCACGATGCACCTGCTGGAACGCGGCGTGCGCCTGACCGGAACCGACGCCTGGAGCTGGGATCCCCCCATGCTGCACACAGCAAAGAAGTTCGCTGAGACCGGTGACAAGAGCCTGCTGTGGGAGGGCCACAAGGTCGGCAAGGACATCGGCTACTGCCACATCGAGAAGATGCACAACCTGGAAGTGCTGCCAGGCGACGGCTTCACCATCTGCTGCTTCCCGCACAAGATCCGCGGCGCTTCGGCTGGCTGGACTCGCGCGGTCGCGATCTTCGAGGACTGA
- a CDS encoding NAD-dependent epimerase/dehydratase family protein: MKVLVTGAGGFIGTKVVEVLRARGRIGESSITALALADQSLAWVPAGALALEGDLGSASALARVAEFAPDVTIHLAAVPGGAAEKDYALGRRVNLDTSLALFEALAVRRERPPIVVYASSVAVYGATLPEVVRPDTPLGPPLTYGAHKLACEILLADFSRRGLLDGRSVRLPGVVARPREPNGFASAFMSDILHALAAGERYTCPVSPQATTWLMSAWRCAENLVHAASMEVGADPARAWTLPVLRLSMGQIVDTLAGLYGADRRALADYAPQPALEAVFANYPLLDNSAARALGLADDGSPEALVLRALATRYPPPLRRRSQ, encoded by the coding sequence ATGAAAGTCCTCGTGACCGGCGCCGGCGGTTTCATTGGCACCAAGGTCGTCGAGGTATTGCGAGCCCGCGGTCGCATCGGTGAGAGCTCCATCACGGCGCTGGCACTGGCGGACCAGAGCCTGGCCTGGGTACCGGCGGGCGCGCTGGCGCTGGAGGGCGACCTCGGTTCGGCGAGCGCGCTGGCGAGGGTGGCAGAGTTTGCCCCCGATGTGACGATCCACCTAGCCGCGGTGCCGGGTGGTGCCGCCGAGAAGGACTACGCGCTGGGCCGGCGCGTGAACCTGGATACGAGCCTGGCGTTGTTCGAGGCGCTCGCGGTGCGCCGGGAGCGGCCGCCGATCGTGGTCTATGCGAGTTCGGTCGCGGTGTACGGCGCGACCCTCCCCGAGGTTGTGCGGCCCGACACGCCTTTGGGTCCACCGCTCACCTATGGCGCGCACAAGCTCGCCTGCGAGATCCTGCTGGCGGACTTCAGCCGGCGCGGCCTGCTGGACGGCCGTTCCGTGCGGCTGCCCGGCGTCGTCGCCCGTCCGCGCGAGCCCAACGGCTTCGCCTCGGCTTTCATGAGCGACATCCTGCACGCACTCGCTGCCGGCGAGCGCTATACCTGCCCCGTCTCGCCACAAGCCACCACCTGGTTGATGTCGGCCTGGCGATGCGCGGAAAACCTGGTCCACGCCGCGAGCATGGAGGTGGGGGCCGACCCGGCGCGAGCTTGGACTCTCCCCGTGCTGCGCCTGTCCATGGGCCAGATCGTGGATACCCTCGCTGGCCTGTATGGCGCGGATCGTCGCGCCCTGGCCGACTATGCCCCGCAACCGGCGCTGGAAGCGGTGTTTGCCAACTATCCGCTTCTGGACAACTCCGCCGCGCGCGCGCTGGGCCTGGCCGACGACGGCTCGCCGGAAGCGCTGGTGCTACGCGCCCTAGCCACACGATACCCCCCGCCCCTGAGACGACGTTCCCAGTAG
- a CDS encoding MFS transporter: protein MFLRGLAGEVEDRARTDVAVFEDGGLLARAFDPANTRVDPWYRPHECMPWRFPIWPACVCRVRFAQLSIERLRAFAMPTPSRSGIAALLVAHCAGMLDLVALPVWVGAALVGTYKLDPQQAGLLASLFLGGQVVSSMLLAPRFTRVPARQAAVGGFAIAGLSFLGVALTASYPLMALLHCIGGMGAGCALSVTHGCIGRSANPHRLFALAGFALALFGIFILGGGSKLVAGQGGAALFFLFAAVMTLACIVATASFPKLGGGSERLDGPNAPLPRAAWFCMVGIGLLALAQATMFSFVERVGVDRGFGAAVTAVLVAAGFVNLMPGPLAGWLQHKLRPEAVIVAGPLVHAAAVFAITHTDSFALYAPLVSVLIATTVFTHTFLFGLVARLDASGRAVAATPAMLMLGAAIGPVLGGTAVKLVGYPGLGVVAAAIGLCSSAMFACARARREDASISSQPA from the coding sequence TTGTTCCTTCGAGGCCTCGCCGGCGAAGTGGAAGATCGAGCCAGGACCGATGTTGCCGTATTCGAAGACGGTGGTCTGCTTGCGCGCGCGTTCGATCCGGCCAATACCAGGGTTGACCCTTGGTATCGCCCGCATGAATGCATGCCATGGAGATTTCCCATTTGGCCCGCCTGCGTCTGCCGCGTACGCTTCGCGCAGCTTTCAATTGAGCGCTTGCGCGCCTTCGCTATGCCCACTCCCTCCCGCAGCGGCATCGCTGCATTGCTAGTCGCCCACTGCGCCGGCATGCTGGATCTTGTGGCACTGCCGGTATGGGTCGGGGCGGCGCTTGTCGGCACGTACAAGCTCGATCCCCAACAGGCCGGCTTGCTGGCCAGCCTGTTCCTGGGCGGCCAGGTGGTCAGTAGCATGCTGCTGGCTCCGCGCTTCACGCGCGTGCCAGCCCGCCAGGCCGCCGTGGGAGGCTTTGCCATTGCCGGGCTCTCCTTTCTCGGTGTCGCGCTCACGGCGTCCTATCCACTCATGGCGCTGTTGCACTGCATCGGCGGCATGGGCGCCGGTTGCGCACTCAGCGTCACCCACGGCTGCATCGGGCGCAGCGCCAACCCGCACCGGCTGTTCGCATTGGCGGGATTCGCGCTCGCCCTGTTCGGCATCTTCATCCTTGGGGGCGGATCCAAACTGGTGGCGGGGCAGGGCGGCGCGGCCCTCTTCTTCCTATTCGCCGCCGTGATGACCTTGGCCTGCATCGTGGCCACTGCGTCCTTTCCGAAGCTCGGGGGAGGGAGCGAGCGTCTCGACGGGCCGAATGCGCCCTTGCCGCGCGCGGCCTGGTTCTGCATGGTGGGCATTGGTCTCTTGGCCTTGGCGCAGGCGACGATGTTCAGCTTCGTCGAGCGGGTCGGTGTGGACCGCGGCTTCGGAGCTGCGGTCACGGCCGTGCTGGTTGCAGCAGGGTTCGTCAATCTCATGCCGGGGCCGCTCGCAGGATGGCTGCAGCACAAGCTCAGGCCTGAAGCAGTCATCGTCGCCGGGCCGCTGGTGCACGCGGCCGCCGTGTTTGCTATCACCCACACGGATTCCTTCGCGCTGTATGCGCCGCTGGTTTCCGTGCTCATCGCCACCACGGTGTTCACCCACACCTTCCTTTTCGGCCTGGTCGCCCGCCTCGACGCCAGCGGCCGCGCGGTGGCTGCCACCCCGGCCATGCTGATGCTGGGCGCCGCCATCGGGCCCGTGCTCGGCGGAACCGCAGTCAAGCTGGTGGGCTACCCCGGCCTTGGCGTGGTCGCCGCCGCCATCGGCCTGTGCTCTTCGGCTATGTTCGCCTGCGCGCGCGCGCGCAGGGAAGACGCCTCAATTTCCTCTCAACCTGCCTGA
- a CDS encoding fumarylacetoacetate hydrolase family protein, translating into MKLATLKNGSRDGRLVVVSRDLKRAVEAPTGLPTLLHAVENWAAAAPRLQAVYQALNEGGGVGAFDFDTRRAAAPLPRAPQWCDGSAFLNHGELMQKAFNLEPLPDIETIPLMYQGGSDDMLGPHDDIRLPDEAHGIDFEGEFGVIVGDVPLGCTAPFATSRILLLVQINDVSLRAFGPREMRTGFGFFQAKPSSSFAPVAVTPDEIGAAWRDARVCLDLGIEYNGRWFGDPNGSEMNFGFDRLISHAAATRRLSAGTIIGSGTVSNAGDKKGSACIAERRAIESIAAGAARTPFMKFGDRVRMEARCDGQPVFGAIDQRIVQAERPQ; encoded by the coding sequence ATGAAACTCGCGACGCTGAAGAACGGAAGCAGGGATGGCCGCCTGGTCGTGGTCTCGCGTGACCTGAAGCGAGCGGTCGAAGCACCGACCGGCCTTCCCACCCTGCTGCATGCCGTAGAGAACTGGGCTGCGGCGGCGCCGCGCCTGCAGGCGGTCTACCAGGCGCTGAACGAGGGCGGCGGGGTTGGAGCGTTCGACTTTGACACCCGGCGGGCCGCCGCGCCCCTGCCGCGCGCGCCCCAGTGGTGCGACGGCTCGGCCTTCCTCAACCACGGCGAGTTGATGCAGAAGGCGTTCAACTTGGAGCCCCTGCCGGATATCGAGACCATTCCGCTGATGTACCAGGGCGGTTCCGACGACATGCTGGGCCCGCACGACGACATCCGGCTGCCGGACGAAGCCCATGGCATCGATTTCGAAGGGGAGTTCGGCGTGATCGTCGGCGACGTGCCCCTCGGCTGCACGGCGCCGTTCGCGACGAGCCGCATCTTGCTGCTGGTGCAGATCAACGATGTTAGCCTGCGCGCCTTCGGCCCGCGCGAGATGCGGACCGGTTTCGGATTCTTTCAGGCCAAGCCTTCGTCCAGCTTCGCCCCGGTAGCCGTGACCCCAGACGAGATCGGTGCGGCCTGGCGCGATGCGCGGGTCTGTCTCGATCTGGGCATCGAATACAACGGCCGGTGGTTTGGCGACCCGAACGGGAGTGAAATGAACTTCGGCTTCGACCGGCTGATCTCGCATGCGGCCGCCACCCGGCGCCTATCCGCCGGCACCATCATCGGCTCGGGCACGGTATCGAACGCCGGCGACAAGAAGGGCTCGGCCTGCATCGCCGAGCGCCGCGCCATTGAATCCATTGCCGCGGGCGCAGCGAGGACGCCTTTCATGAAGTTTGGCGACCGTGTGCGCATGGAGGCCCGCTGCGATGGGCAACCCGTGTTCGGCGCCATCGACCAACGCATCGTGCAGGCCGAGCGGCCCCAGTAA
- a CDS encoding LysR family transcriptional regulator, which produces MRYQRIDLNLLIALDALLAERSVTRAAERMHMTQSAMSNVLARLREYFDDQLLVPVGRTLRPTPRAESLVQPVRDIILKVDSTLGVRPEFEAATAQRHFTIIASDYLSHVMLTEVLRRIALVAPGLSFDIRPTSATMAQDLDQGRADFLIVPAHLTLADHPQAVLFEDTYQVVACAQHPDLAHGLSLEQYQFFGHVVYQQERGSNPWFEQWYANEHGQTRRIEVITHGFALIPRFLVGTRRVATVQTRLAMQFQQFMPVRLLPPPIETPRLTEVLQWHRYRADDPGVQWVRDQIIAEAERMPALYTLAGDRRRPP; this is translated from the coding sequence ATGCGCTACCAAAGAATCGACCTCAACCTTCTCATCGCCCTGGACGCGCTGCTCGCCGAGCGCAGCGTGACGCGGGCGGCGGAGCGCATGCACATGACGCAGTCGGCCATGAGCAACGTCTTGGCCCGCCTGCGCGAGTACTTCGACGACCAACTCCTGGTGCCGGTGGGCCGGACGCTGCGGCCGACGCCGCGTGCCGAAAGCCTGGTGCAGCCCGTGCGGGACATCATCCTGAAGGTCGATTCCACCCTGGGCGTCCGGCCCGAGTTCGAGGCGGCGACCGCGCAACGGCACTTCACGATCATCGCCTCGGACTACCTGTCACACGTGATGCTGACGGAGGTGCTCCGGCGCATCGCGCTTGTTGCGCCGGGACTCAGCTTCGACATCCGCCCCACCAGCGCGACCATGGCGCAGGACCTGGACCAGGGACGTGCCGATTTCCTCATCGTGCCTGCCCACCTGACGTTGGCCGACCATCCGCAGGCCGTGCTCTTCGAGGATACCTACCAAGTGGTGGCTTGCGCGCAGCATCCCGATCTGGCCCATGGCCTGTCCCTGGAGCAATACCAGTTCTTCGGCCATGTCGTCTACCAGCAGGAACGCGGCAGCAACCCCTGGTTCGAGCAGTGGTACGCCAACGAGCACGGTCAGACCCGGCGCATCGAGGTCATCACCCACGGCTTCGCTCTGATCCCGCGCTTCCTGGTGGGGACCCGGCGTGTCGCCACAGTGCAAACCCGCCTGGCAATGCAGTTCCAGCAGTTCATGCCGGTGCGCCTGCTACCGCCGCCGATAGAGACGCCGCGCCTGACAGAAGTGTTGCAGTGGCACCGCTACCGCGCCGACGACCCGGGCGTGCAGTGGGTACGCGACCAGATCATCGCGGAAGCGGAGCGGATGCCGGCACTCTATACCCTTGCCGGCGACCGCAGGCGCCCGCCGTGA
- a CDS encoding Rieske (2Fe-2S) protein encodes MQEVIRLCHSGEIAEGSARGFDPKGSGRDTMFVVRRDGLHAWRNACPHWTGTSMAWRKDAYLNADGSRIVCAAHGAQFDIWSGACILGPCIGESLVRVTLIESEEGTLSVDISQLETST; translated from the coding sequence ATGCAGGAAGTCATCCGGCTCTGTCACTCTGGCGAGATTGCCGAAGGCAGTGCCCGTGGTTTCGATCCTAAAGGCAGCGGCCGCGACACGATGTTCGTCGTGCGGCGCGATGGTCTGCATGCCTGGCGCAATGCCTGCCCGCACTGGACCGGCACATCGATGGCCTGGCGCAAGGACGCTTACCTGAACGCAGACGGCAGCCGCATCGTCTGCGCCGCGCACGGCGCGCAGTTCGACATCTGGAGCGGCGCCTGCATTCTGGGGCCCTGCATCGGCGAGTCGCTGGTGCGCGTAACCCTCATTGAATCCGAAGAAGGCACGCTGAGCGTGGACATTTCCCAGCTGGAGACAAGTACATGA
- a CDS encoding FAD-dependent oxidoreductase, which yields MNILIIGGGFSGMAAAIQLRKLGAAVDLVEIDEGWRSYGAGISLGGATLRAFLELGVLDAFLELGAAGDGVEVQLPHGQVIATLPTPRIAGHDVPGGGGIMRPVLARILADATRAAGTQVQLGASFTAITQDAEGVEVTFTDGQRRRYDLVVGADGLYSKVRQTLFPQSSQPRYSGQAVWRAVLPRPPEVKGATMWAGGKVKPGINPVSKDEMYLFVTEHRPTNPYVDSATFADHLRGLLDDFSAPLLRWIRDRIGPDSQIVYRPLESVLLPQPWHVGRVVLIGDAVHATTPHLASGACIGIEDGLVLAEEVGWQGSVPAAIAAFEQRRWERCRMVVENSMRLGVIEMEGGSKEEHAQIMRDSLMALAQPI from the coding sequence ATGAACATCCTCATCATCGGCGGCGGCTTCTCCGGCATGGCGGCCGCGATCCAGCTGCGCAAGCTCGGTGCGGCCGTCGACCTCGTGGAGATCGACGAAGGCTGGCGCTCCTACGGCGCGGGCATCAGCCTGGGCGGCGCGACGTTGCGCGCCTTCCTTGAGCTCGGTGTCCTGGACGCCTTCCTGGAGCTTGGCGCTGCTGGCGACGGTGTCGAGGTCCAGCTGCCGCACGGCCAGGTCATCGCCACCTTGCCAACGCCGCGCATTGCCGGCCACGACGTGCCGGGCGGCGGCGGCATCATGCGGCCTGTCTTGGCCCGCATCCTGGCGGACGCCACGCGCGCTGCCGGCACCCAGGTGCAGTTGGGGGCGAGCTTCACGGCGATCACCCAGGACGCCGAGGGCGTGGAGGTGACCTTCACCGACGGCCAACGCAGGCGCTATGACCTCGTGGTCGGCGCCGACGGCCTGTACTCCAAGGTGCGTCAGACCCTGTTCCCGCAGTCGTCTCAGCCCAGGTACAGCGGCCAGGCCGTTTGGCGCGCAGTGCTGCCGCGCCCGCCTGAGGTGAAGGGCGCCACGATGTGGGCGGGGGGCAAGGTGAAGCCCGGCATCAACCCGGTGTCGAAAGACGAGATGTACCTCTTCGTCACCGAACACCGGCCGACCAACCCTTACGTGGACTCCGCGACATTCGCAGACCACCTGCGCGGCCTGCTGGATGATTTTTCGGCGCCCCTGTTGCGCTGGATCCGTGACCGGATCGGCCCAGATTCGCAGATCGTCTATCGGCCGCTCGAGTCGGTGCTGCTGCCACAGCCCTGGCACGTGGGTCGCGTGGTGCTGATCGGGGACGCGGTGCACGCCACCACGCCGCATCTTGCCTCCGGTGCCTGCATCGGCATCGAGGACGGACTGGTGCTGGCGGAGGAAGTCGGCTGGCAAGGCAGTGTGCCCGCCGCCATCGCCGCTTTCGAGCAGCGCCGCTGGGAGCGCTGCCGCATGGTGGTAGAGAACTCGATGCGACTCGGCGTGATCGAGATGGAGGGCGGCAGCAAGGAGGAGCACGCGCAGATCATGCGCGACAGCCTCATGGCACTGGCGCAGCCGATCTGA
- a CDS encoding VOC family protein, translated as MNIIGPDALVFGVDDIAACAQYLTEYGLQPVGGGRFEALDGTAIVIAAKDDATLPAGLGTASMLRKTIYGCADQATVDAIAQELRKDRDVKQLADGAIESVDDLGFALGFQVTVRRKLLDLPGELSNAPGSAARRPVNSVAVDDGMAAKPRTLSHVVYFVPDAAKAEAFYAKRLGFITTDRFTGAGPFMRPAGTEDHHTLFMIQTPPQMKGCEHFTFHLGGPTEVLLAGTRFVAKGYESFWGPGRHRYGSNWFWYFNSPLGCHVEYDADMDQHNDQWTAREAAMGADASQLFLFQHREKWAPGGPPPGAQRAPGDH; from the coding sequence ATGAACATCATTGGACCTGACGCGCTCGTTTTCGGCGTCGACGACATCGCTGCCTGCGCACAGTACCTTACCGAATATGGACTTCAACCCGTCGGCGGGGGCCGCTTCGAGGCGCTGGATGGAACCGCCATCGTCATCGCCGCGAAGGACGACGCGACCCTGCCGGCCGGTTTGGGAACGGCCAGCATGCTGCGCAAGACGATCTATGGCTGCGCGGACCAGGCGACGGTTGACGCCATCGCGCAGGAGCTGCGCAAGGACCGCGACGTCAAGCAACTGGCCGACGGCGCCATTGAAAGCGTGGACGACCTCGGCTTCGCGCTGGGCTTCCAGGTTACGGTGCGCCGCAAGCTTCTGGACCTGCCTGGGGAACTGTCGAATGCGCCGGGCAGCGCCGCGCGCCGCCCGGTGAACTCGGTGGCGGTGGACGACGGGATGGCCGCCAAGCCGCGTACGCTGTCTCACGTGGTCTACTTCGTGCCCGACGCGGCGAAGGCCGAGGCTTTCTACGCGAAGCGCCTGGGTTTCATCACCACCGACCGCTTCACTGGCGCCGGCCCCTTCATGCGGCCTGCCGGCACCGAGGACCACCACACGCTGTTCATGATCCAGACGCCGCCGCAGATGAAGGGCTGCGAGCACTTCACATTCCATCTGGGCGGCCCGACGGAAGTGCTGCTGGCGGGCACGCGCTTCGTGGCCAAGGGCTACGAGTCGTTCTGGGGCCCGGGTCGGCACCGCTACGGCTCTAACTGGTTCTGGTACTTCAACAGCCCGCTGGGTTGCCACGTCGAGTACGACGCGGACATGGACCAGCACAACGACCAGTGGACGGCGCGGGAAGCGGCCATGGGCGCGGATGCGTCGCAGCTGTTCCTGTTCCAGCACAGGGAAAAGTGGGCACCCGGTGGCCCGCCGCCCGGTGCGCAACGCGCCCCCGGCGACCATTGA
- a CDS encoding NAD(P)(+) transhydrogenase (Re/Si-specific) subunit beta has protein sequence LFYKDNNRMLFGDAKKMLDEVLSALTS, from the coding sequence GCTGTTCTACAAGGACAACAACCGCATGCTGTTCGGCGACGCCAAGAAGATGCTGGACGAGGTGCTGTCGGCGTTAACGAGCTGA